A genome region from Choloepus didactylus isolate mChoDid1 chromosome 14, mChoDid1.pri, whole genome shotgun sequence includes the following:
- the PTP4A3 gene encoding protein tyrosine phosphatase type IVA 3 isoform X2, producing the protein MAWMNRPAPVELSYKNMRFLITHNPSNATLSTFIEDWPFDDGAPPPGKVVEDWLSLLKAKFCDDPGSCVAVHCVAGLGRAPVLVALALIESGMKYEDAIQFIRQKRRGAINSKQLTYLEKYRPKQRLRFKDPHTHKARCCVM; encoded by the exons ATGGCCTGGATGAACCGGCCGGCCCCCGTGGAGCTCAGCTACAAGAACATGCGCTTCCTCATCACCCACAACCCCTCCAACGCCACCCTCAGCACCTTCATCGAG GACTGGCCTTTTGATGACGGGGCGCCCCCGCCCGGCAAGGTGGTGGAGGACTGGCTGAGCCTGCTGAAGGCCAAGTTCTGCGATGACCCCGGCAGCTGCGTGGCCGTGCACTGCGTGGCCGGCCTGGGACG GGCCCCGGTCCTCGTGGCGCTGGCCCTGATCGAGAGCGGCATGAAGTACGAAGACGCCATCCAGTTCATCCGACA GAAGCGGCGCGGAGCCATCAACAGCAAACAGCTCACCTACCTGGAGAAGTACCGGCCCAAGCAGAGACTGCGCTTCAAAGACCCGCACACGCACAAGGCCAGATGCTGCGTCATGTAG
- the PTP4A3 gene encoding protein tyrosine phosphatase type IVA 3 isoform X1, which yields MAWMNRPAPVELSYKNMRFLITHNPSNATLSTFIEDLKKYGATTVVRVCEVTYDKAPLEKDGITVVDWPFDDGAPPPGKVVEDWLSLLKAKFCDDPGSCVAVHCVAGLGRAPVLVALALIESGMKYEDAIQFIRQKRRGAINSKQLTYLEKYRPKQRLRFKDPHTHKARCCVM from the exons ATGGCCTGGATGAACCGGCCGGCCCCCGTGGAGCTCAGCTACAAGAACATGCGCTTCCTCATCACCCACAACCCCTCCAACGCCACCCTCAGCACCTTCATCGAG GACCTGAAGAAGTACGGGGCCACCACCGTGGTGCGCGTGTGCGAGGTCACCTACGACAAGGCCCCGTTGGAGAAGGACGGCATCACCGTGGTG GACTGGCCTTTTGATGACGGGGCGCCCCCGCCCGGCAAGGTGGTGGAGGACTGGCTGAGCCTGCTGAAGGCCAAGTTCTGCGATGACCCCGGCAGCTGCGTGGCCGTGCACTGCGTGGCCGGCCTGGGACG GGCCCCGGTCCTCGTGGCGCTGGCCCTGATCGAGAGCGGCATGAAGTACGAAGACGCCATCCAGTTCATCCGACA GAAGCGGCGCGGAGCCATCAACAGCAAACAGCTCACCTACCTGGAGAAGTACCGGCCCAAGCAGAGACTGCGCTTCAAAGACCCGCACACGCACAAGGCCAGATGCTGCGTCATGTAG